One Etheostoma cragini isolate CJK2018 chromosome 18, CSU_Ecrag_1.0, whole genome shotgun sequence DNA window includes the following coding sequences:
- the LOC117961272 gene encoding trace amine-associated receptor 1-like: MEPDVTLNRTSIVTAIHPCYEIDHFNFILTKTPSIICILLYFFLMSLSVITICGNLLVIISIFYFQQLHTPTNYLILSLAVADLLVGIIVFPFSMAFSLSSCLYHDGIFCKVRSSFDITLSTSSILHLCCISIDRYHAVCQPLTYRSKINHCVVVNMIVVSWGGSSLIAISITIAGLNNDKCGERCFIDVLIANNIGFILSFYLPVIILLCIYLKIFLVAQKQARSIQNTACQSKRPGAAVSKMERKATKTLAIVLGVFLLCWTPLFLCITVSPFTNDSVPVPVIETLNWLALSNSMLNPFIYAFFYSWFRSAFRMIISGKIFHGDYTNSKLS, encoded by the coding sequence ATGGAACCAGATGTCACTTTGAACCGGACTAGCATTGTAACTGCCATACATCCCTGCTATGAAAtagatcattttaatttcatactGACAAAGACCCCTTCCATTATAtgcatattattatattttttcctaATGTCATTGTCTGTTATCACAATATGTGGAAACCTTCTTGTTATAATCtccatattttatttccaacagCTCCACACTCCTACTAACTACCTTATTCTCTCTCTGGCTGTGGCTGACCTGCTTGTTGGGATCATAGTCTTTCCATTCAGCATGGCATTCTCACTAAGCTCATGTCTGTATCATGACGGTATATTTTGCAAAGTACGAAGCAGTTTTGATATAACACTAAGCACATCTTCTATTCTGCACCTGTGTTGTATTTCCATTGACAGATATCATGCAGTGTGTCAGCCTCTGACCTACAGATCTAAGATAAAccattgtgttgttgtgaacATGATTGTGGTTAGCTGGGGGGGTTCGTCTTTAATTGCAATAAGCATCACAATAGCTGGATTAAACAATGATAAATGTGGGGAAAGGTGTTTTATTGATGTTCTCATAGCAAACAACATTGgattcattttatcattttaccTCCCAGTAATTATATTGCTCTGTATCTACCTGAAGATTTTCCTTGTTGCACAGAAACAGGCACGCAGCATCCAGAATACAGCCTGTCAGAGCAAACGGCCCGGAGCAGCTGTCAGTAAGATGGAGAGAAAGGCCACTAAAACTCTGGCTATCGTTTTAGGAGTCTTTCTTTTATGCTGGACTCCTTTATTTCTTTGTATCACCGTTTCACCTTTCACTAATGACTCAGTACCAGTTCCTGTGATTGAAACACTGAACTGGCTTGCACTGTCCAACTCCATGCTCAATCCCTTTATTTATGCTTTCTTTTACAGCTGGTTCAGATCAGCTTTCAGAATGATCATTTCTGGGAAAATATTTCATGGTGATTATACTAATTCAAAACTGTCTTAG